ATGGGCGTGGGGGGCATCGGCCTGGGCATGGGCTCCGGCCACgactcccccctcaccctcacctccctggGGGGCGACCACGGCCCCGCCCTGGGCCTGGGGATGGGCGGGCTGGGTATGGGGGCGCTGGGCATGCCCATGGGGCGCGGCGGGGGGCCGAAGGCCCCGGCGGGGAGGCGGGGGGTGAGCGGGCGCCCCATCAAGCCCCCGAAGAAGGACCTGCCTGACTCGATGCTGCCCACCCCGGTGAGGCGGAGCAAGCTGGGGCCCCAGCTCAGGTACTGCAGCGGGGTGCTGAAGGAGCTGCTGTCCAAGAAGCACGCCGCCTACGCCTGGCCCTTCTACAAGCCCGTGGACGCCTCGTCGCTCGGCCTCCACGACTACCACGACATCATCAAGCAGCCCATGGACCTCAGCACCATCAAGGTACACGCCCGGCGCTTTTCCCGCCAAAAACACATTTCCACTTttacagtcatttagcagatgctgacATTTAGAATAATAGTAACAATACTATTGACAAGAAAGAAATGTTATTACACATAAGAATGGGTAATTCTTATGTTTATGtactttttaatatattttttttattataagaGGATGACTGTGCTAAAATGTCTTTACACCTGTCAGGAAAACAGAGTAAAACTCAGGGCAGACGAAAGGAAAGTAGTTACTGAAATGTAAATGAGCCCTAAAAGTGTTGAGGCGGTAACTGTGAGATGGAAAggttctaaccccccccccccccccactcccccccccctccccctccagaggaagatggacagcAGAGAGTACAGGGAGGCCCAGCAGTTCTCTGCCGACGTCAGACTCATGTTCTCCAACTGCTACAAGTACAACCCCCCAGACCACGACGTGGTGGGCATGGCACGCAAGCTGCAGGTACACCCCCCATGACCTTTAACCCCAGCGCCAGATTAGACCTCTGATCTTAACTCAACTAATTTACTGTTCTACTATTTTTATCTCTATTTTGTAACACTCAAAACAACTTAAATCTTATTCTGTATTCTAAAGTCCCATCCACTTTCCAGGTCGATAAGCTTTGATAATAACCGTGTTTGTGCTGTTAGTAACGGCTGGTTACCCCTAGTAAccgttcccccccctccccctgcaggacgtGTTTGAGTTCTGCTTCGCCAAGATGCCGGACGAGCCGtcggcagccccagcctcccgcggcgcccactcctcctcctcgtcctcctcgtcctcctcgtcctcgtcgtcgGAGAGCGAGCCGAGCAGCGAGAGCGAGGAGAGCGAGAGCAGCCCGAGCTCcgacagcgaggaggagagggccaccCGGCTGGCTGAGCTGCAGGAACAGGTGTGTACCCAGGTAGAACAAACTCCACTGGCGTacgcactcacacccacacacacccacacacactcactcagacacacacactcagtcagtcacacacacgttctcagatgtaagcacacacactgtcaggcaTGTCTACACTCAGAAGTACGCACAGCAAGCACATTTTTACAAATGCACACGCCTGAATATAGACGTGTTTGCGTCCGAAATCGTGAGATCAGGCTTTAACCACGGAGGCAGAAACACAATCACACTGACGATCACTGATCATTTCAGTTTTTTATAAATGCTAAGCTTGGCTAAGCCACCACGGGCATTGACCactccccgccctcccctcctccctcacccgctcctccctcccctcctccaccctctccaatccccccttcctccctccctcacccctccccccctcccttaaccctcaccctccccttcacctccccttccttctcccacatcctcctccatccatcctccatcctcctcccccccccccagctgaagGCGGTCCACGAGCAGCTAGCTGCCCTCTCCCAGGGCCCCATAGTTAAgcccaagaagaagaaagacaagaaggataagaagaagaagaagaagccagAGAAGCACCGCCGGGCGCCGGTAGAGGAGGAGCTGGCGCCCGTCAGGCCCCCCAAGGCCCCCAAGACCCCCAAGGTCACCAAGACTCCCAAGGTCACCAAGACCCCCAAGACTAAGAGCAGCAAAGGAGGCAGCAGCTCCACGCAGGGCAAGAGGGGCCCGGGCAAGAAGAACAACAAGAGCAAGTGAGTAGCTCCCCCCTGCTGGTCACTACTGATGCTGCAGGCTCGCGTGTTGACGTGAGCCGTTAGGCTGCTTTTCAGTCCTCTAAAGTGCATTTGGAGACCGGctttgcttaacccttgtgctgccttcgggtcacatgacccaacggttcataacgaaccatcgttgtgtttgcccaattttacccaaaacaaataaaaatagttttcttttaacctttgcaatgtggggggtctgagacagccccaacggttaaaagaaaatgcttcactaatgtttttgtatgcggtaaatttgccgcaatacgacggtgggtcacaatgactgatgggtctgATGACATGTTTTTGACtgatgacccgaagataacacaagggttaaaggtagGGTAGGTCATGTTTTTGAGAGGaacctttttgtcatatttgctgaaatataCCACATCCCGTGACCAATCAATGAATCAGATGCTCTGACAGTAAAATGGAATACATCCGATATCCGTGGCTGTCGCAGCACTATAATAACCGTGACCCATCATTGGGTCAGATACATACCCTGCCTTTTAAAGTCATGCAACATGCATGTCATTTAAGCCCCACTGTGGTCGTAGCTCacctatctcccccctcctcccccccaggtctAAGAAGTCCCAGGGCATGATGCTGAGCATGCAGGGCCACGGCGTGGCCCCCgcctccatgctgccccactacgactcggaggaggaggaggaggtgtcgcCCATGTCCTACGACGAGAAGCGCCAGCTCAGCCTGGACATCAACAGGCTCCCCGGGGAGAAGCTGGGCCGCGTGGTGCACATCATCCAGGTAcgggagcaaacacacacacacacacacactgtagacacacactaaAGCAGGGACAgaattttttgtaatatttttttttatatgataAATAACAGAAACAAAGGCATTCAAATAAAACGGTTTACGATAAAGACGATTCCAGTAGAGCTGGCCAGGAATGTATTCCAAAACTGCAGTGTAGACAACCCAAAGCCCAGAACAACCACagcccattcacacacacacacacacatctcccaggCAAGAGACGCGTGTTAACATGTGGCTTGTCTCCCCTGCCTGGCCAGGCCAGGGAACCCTCCCTCAGAGACACCAACCCAGAGGAGATCGAGATCGACTTTGAGACCCTGAAGCCCTCGACgctgagagagctggagagatacgTGCTGACCTGCCTGAGGAAGAAGCCTCGCAAGCCCTACGgtgagactggcagacagagagaccaggccGCTGGGTTCCCCTGTCGACTGTGAGGGTAGCAGGGCTAGTCCAGAGAGACCATGAGTCCTGTGGTAGTGGTGTAGACTGAAGGTAGCAGGGCTAGTCTAACCCGATAGTGTTACAGCCATATCGTTTTTACACAGAGATCCTGCAGTATTTTCGTTAACAAGTTCAACCGAACCAAACAAAGCCAGCCTAATGCCGCCCTGTATGTGATTTGAGATAGCATGCTGGCGTTCTGGAGGCGTGATGTCATTGCTAGCGTGTGTATTCCCGTCATGCCGGTTTTCCTGTTTACACAGACGTAGTTTCAGCTCTGCACCTccgcttacccccccccccccccccctgccagctTCATGCCGGTACAACGGTCCCCCTGTTCTGTTCATATATTTTAAACAGAACTGTGAAGCAGGACATCACTGCCCTTGAATAGGTTGTGTAGAAAGTGCCGGAGAGACCAGTGTTGTAGACTGGAAGTGTAGAGAGATGGCGAGAGACCAGTGATGTAAACTGTGTGTAGCTTGGCCCGTTCATG
Above is a window of Osmerus mordax isolate fOsmMor3 chromosome 18, fOsmMor3.pri, whole genome shotgun sequence DNA encoding:
- the brd2a gene encoding bromodomain-containing protein 2a isoform X3, whose translation is METALNPPLESSMGGVEVGMSGVVMAMEQGPQGPGKRIRKPSLLYEGFESPALLPHGLNPPAGPPLPPVRDPSRLGRATNQLQFLHKALLKSLWRHHFAWPFHDPVDASKLNLPDYHKIIKQPMDMGTIKKRLENNYYRSASECMQDFNTMFTNCYIYNKPTDDIVLMAQSLEKAFLQKVAQMPQEEIELPPPPPRGKPGKPGKGRRAAVSGGVTTAHQVPAVSQSAYSPPTPETPDSLLSTPPQTLLSKSLAHSAPSMLGLPPTQPTTKKKGVKRKADTTTPTTMALPITMGVGGIGLGMGSGHDSPLTLTSLGGDHGPALGLGMGGLGMGALGMPMGRGGGPKAPAGRRGVSGRPIKPPKKDLPDSMLPTPVRRSKLGPQLRYCSGVLKELLSKKHAAYAWPFYKPVDASSLGLHDYHDIIKQPMDLSTIKRKMDSREYREAQQFSADVRLMFSNCYKYNPPDHDVVGMARKLQDVFEFCFAKMPDEPSAAPASRGAHSSSSSSSSSSSSSSESEPSSESEESESSPSSDSEEERATRLAELQEQLKAVHEQLAALSQGPIVKPKKKKDKKDKKKKKKPEKHRRAPVEEELAPVRPPKAPKTPKVTKTPKVTKTPKTKSSKGGSSSTQGKRGPGKKNNKSKSKKSQGMMLSMQGHGVAPASMLPHYDSEEEEEVSPMSYDEKRQLSLDINRLPGEKLGRVVHIIQAREPSLRDTNPEEIEIDFETLKPSTLRELERYVLTCLRKKPRKPYGGKKGGAGKSREELALEKQIELERRLLDVSGQLNSGKKPAKTKPEKPSAVEAHAPASRLSASSSSSDSSSSSSSSSSSDTSDSD
- the brd2a gene encoding bromodomain-containing protein 2a isoform X2 → METALNPPLESSMGGVEVGMSGVVMAMEQGPQGPGKRIRKPSLLYEGFESPALLPHGLNPPAGPPLPPVRDPSRLGRATNQLQFLHKALLKSLWRHHFAWPFHDPVDASKLNLPDYHKIIKQPMDMGTIKKRLENNYYRSASECMQDFNTMFTNCYIYNKPTDDIVLMAQSLEKAFLQKVAQMPQEEIELPPPPPRGKPGKPGKGRRAAVSGGVTTAHQVPAVSQSAYSPPTPETPDSLLSTPPQTLLSKSLAHSAPSMLGLPPTQPTTKKKGVKRKADTTTPTTMALPITMGVGGIGLGMGSGHDSPLTLTSLGGDHGPALGLGMGGLGMGALGMPMGRGGGPKAPAGRRGVSGRPIKPPKKDLPDSMLPTPVRRSKLGPQLRYCSGVLKELLSKKHAAYAWPFYKPVDASSLGLHDYHDIIKQPMDLSTIKRKMDSREYREAQQFSADVRLMFSNCYKYNPPDHDVVGMARKLQDVFEFCFAKMPDEPSAAPASRGAHSSSSSSSSSSSSSSESEPSSESEESESSPSSDSEEERATRLAELQEQVCTQLKAVHEQLAALSQGPIVKPKKKKDKKDKKKKKKPEKHRRAPVEEELAPVRPPKAPKTPKVTKTPKVTKTPKTKSSKGGSSSTQGKRGPGKKNNKSKSKKSQGMMLSMQGHGVAPASMLPHYDSEEEEEVSPMSYDEKRQLSLDINRLPGEKLGRVVHIIQAREPSLRDTNPEEIEIDFETLKPSTLRELERYVLTCLRKKPRKPYGKKGGAGKSREELALEKQIELERRLLDVSGQLNSGKKPAKTKPEKPSAVEAHAPASRLSASSSSSDSSSSSSSSSSSDTSDSD
- the brd2a gene encoding bromodomain-containing protein 2a isoform X4; protein product: METALNPPLESSMGGVEVGMSGVVMAMEQGPQGPGKRIRKPSLLYEGFESPALLPHGLNPPAGPPLPPVRDPSRLGRATNQLQFLHKALLKSLWRHHFAWPFHDPVDASKLNLPDYHKIIKQPMDMGTIKKRLENNYYRSASECMQDFNTMFTNCYIYNKPTDDIVLMAQSLEKAFLQKVAQMPQEEIELPPPPPRGKPGKPGKGRRAAVSGGVTTAHQVPAVSQSAYSPPTPETPDSLLSTPPQTLLSKSLAHSAPSMLGLPPTQPTTKKKGVKRKADTTTPTTMALPITMGVGGIGLGMGSGHDSPLTLTSLGGDHGPALGLGMGGLGMGALGMPMGRGGGPKAPAGRRGVSGRPIKPPKKDLPDSMLPTPVRRSKLGPQLRYCSGVLKELLSKKHAAYAWPFYKPVDASSLGLHDYHDIIKQPMDLSTIKRKMDSREYREAQQFSADVRLMFSNCYKYNPPDHDVVGMARKLQDVFEFCFAKMPDEPSAAPASRGAHSSSSSSSSSSSSSSESEPSSESEESESSPSSDSEEERATRLAELQEQLKAVHEQLAALSQGPIVKPKKKKDKKDKKKKKKPEKHRRAPVEEELAPVRPPKAPKTPKVTKTPKVTKTPKTKSSKGGSSSTQGKRGPGKKNNKSKSKKSQGMMLSMQGHGVAPASMLPHYDSEEEEEVSPMSYDEKRQLSLDINRLPGEKLGRVVHIIQAREPSLRDTNPEEIEIDFETLKPSTLRELERYVLTCLRKKPRKPYGKKGGAGKSREELALEKQIELERRLLDVSGQLNSGKKPAKTKPEKPSAVEAHAPASRLSASSSSSDSSSSSSSSSSSDTSDSD
- the brd2a gene encoding bromodomain-containing protein 2a isoform X1 produces the protein METALNPPLESSMGGVEVGMSGVVMAMEQGPQGPGKRIRKPSLLYEGFESPALLPHGLNPPAGPPLPPVRDPSRLGRATNQLQFLHKALLKSLWRHHFAWPFHDPVDASKLNLPDYHKIIKQPMDMGTIKKRLENNYYRSASECMQDFNTMFTNCYIYNKPTDDIVLMAQSLEKAFLQKVAQMPQEEIELPPPPPRGKPGKPGKGRRAAVSGGVTTAHQVPAVSQSAYSPPTPETPDSLLSTPPQTLLSKSLAHSAPSMLGLPPTQPTTKKKGVKRKADTTTPTTMALPITMGVGGIGLGMGSGHDSPLTLTSLGGDHGPALGLGMGGLGMGALGMPMGRGGGPKAPAGRRGVSGRPIKPPKKDLPDSMLPTPVRRSKLGPQLRYCSGVLKELLSKKHAAYAWPFYKPVDASSLGLHDYHDIIKQPMDLSTIKRKMDSREYREAQQFSADVRLMFSNCYKYNPPDHDVVGMARKLQDVFEFCFAKMPDEPSAAPASRGAHSSSSSSSSSSSSSSESEPSSESEESESSPSSDSEEERATRLAELQEQVCTQLKAVHEQLAALSQGPIVKPKKKKDKKDKKKKKKPEKHRRAPVEEELAPVRPPKAPKTPKVTKTPKVTKTPKTKSSKGGSSSTQGKRGPGKKNNKSKSKKSQGMMLSMQGHGVAPASMLPHYDSEEEEEVSPMSYDEKRQLSLDINRLPGEKLGRVVHIIQAREPSLRDTNPEEIEIDFETLKPSTLRELERYVLTCLRKKPRKPYGGKKGGAGKSREELALEKQIELERRLLDVSGQLNSGKKPAKTKPEKPSAVEAHAPASRLSASSSSSDSSSSSSSSSSSDTSDSD